One window of the Synechococcus sp. CC9311 genome contains the following:
- a CDS encoding trypsin-like peptidase domain-containing protein: protein MKVFQIIRCCCLTALLVTSCFGSLPVQAADLSFTANGHSFVANAVREVAPSVVRIDTERLIERQPFDPNLIDPLLRDLLGEPGYGIGPERQRGQGSGVVIDGRGLVLTNAHVVDQVSTVNVTLSDGEQRDGEVIGQDPVTDLALVRLSGRALPSPATLGDSEALEVGDWAIALGTPYGLERTVTLGIVSSLHRNISSLGFSDKRLDLIQTDAAINPGNSGGPLVNASGEVIGINTLVRSGPGAGLGFAIPINLASRVADQLQKDGEVVHPYLGVQLVPLTARIAREHNRDPNALVELPERSGALVQSVLPDSPAQRAGLRRGDLIVQVGNDTIRDPQDLLKQVDQAEIDQPLLLQVLRNGGDLQLSVKPAPLPGMS from the coding sequence ATGAAGGTTTTCCAAATCATTCGCTGTTGTTGTCTGACAGCCCTTCTGGTCACGTCTTGCTTCGGCAGCCTTCCCGTTCAGGCGGCTGATCTCTCCTTTACAGCCAACGGGCACAGCTTTGTTGCCAATGCCGTCCGGGAGGTGGCGCCGTCGGTCGTACGTATTGACACCGAACGCTTGATTGAACGGCAGCCTTTTGATCCGAATCTGATTGATCCTCTCCTTCGTGATCTCCTGGGAGAACCTGGCTATGGGATTGGCCCTGAGCGACAGAGGGGTCAGGGGTCAGGGGTTGTGATCGATGGGCGTGGTTTGGTTTTGACAAATGCCCATGTTGTTGATCAAGTCAGCACTGTCAATGTGACCTTGTCTGACGGGGAACAGAGAGACGGGGAAGTGATTGGTCAAGATCCGGTCACCGATCTCGCGCTGGTCCGACTGTCTGGACGAGCTCTTCCTTCCCCGGCAACCTTGGGGGACTCCGAGGCCTTGGAGGTAGGTGATTGGGCGATTGCTCTAGGGACTCCCTATGGCTTGGAACGGACTGTCACGTTGGGCATTGTCAGCAGTCTTCATCGCAATATCAGCAGCCTCGGTTTTTCCGATAAGCGTCTGGATCTGATTCAGACCGATGCAGCCATTAATCCTGGTAATTCAGGCGGGCCGCTAGTGAATGCTTCCGGTGAAGTGATTGGGATCAACACGCTGGTTCGCTCTGGTCCAGGGGCCGGATTGGGTTTTGCGATCCCGATCAATTTGGCCTCCCGAGTTGCTGATCAACTCCAGAAGGACGGTGAGGTTGTACATCCCTACTTGGGAGTCCAACTTGTTCCGCTCACCGCTCGGATTGCGCGCGAGCACAACCGTGATCCCAATGCTCTCGTTGAATTGCCTGAACGCTCCGGTGCCTTGGTGCAATCGGTCCTTCCCGATAGCCCTGCTCAACGTGCTGGATTGAGGCGAGGTGATCTCATTGTTCAAGTTGGCAACGACACCATTCGAGACCCTCAGGATTTGTTGAAACAGGTGGATCAAGCTGAAATTGATCAGCCGTTGCTCTTGCAGGTTCTGCGCAATGGGGGAGATCTGCAGCTGTCGGTGAAACCGGCTCCTTTGCCAGGAATGAGCTAA
- the grrA gene encoding GrrA/OscA1 family cyclophane-containing rSAM-modified RiPP gives MNKTTLLSVAAILASSAVLTDASHSAVLSEPDLGNALEQRIEKLSSDAWSRLGVNDHSDGQTIARAWGNGNGRAFGNGGGRGRAFGNGGGRGFANGYRAGFANW, from the coding sequence ATGAACAAAACAACTCTGCTGAGCGTCGCTGCAATTCTCGCTTCGAGCGCTGTCCTAACAGACGCCTCCCACTCGGCTGTTCTAAGCGAGCCCGATCTAGGGAATGCTCTGGAGCAGCGCATTGAGAAGCTCTCAAGTGACGCGTGGTCGCGATTAGGAGTCAATGATCACAGCGATGGCCAGACCATTGCTCGAGCTTGGGGCAATGGCAACGGCCGCGCCTTTGGCAACGGTGGTGGCCGTGGACGTGCCTTTGGTAACGGCGGTGGAAGGGGCTTCGCCAATGGCTATCGCGCAGGTTTCGCCAATTGGTAA
- the grrP gene encoding extracellular substrate binding-like orphan protein GrrP, translating into MRLFKAAATGLIALASVGLVACQKSAPTSEKEASGQTGNVFETGKLRAVVVDDVLPMVDKKDGKYEGLSFVVLDAIRDQLKSAPENKSDDIVIEPVSIKSAQDGLNKIRSGEADIACGVAFTWERQRTLTYSLPFATSGTRVLAPKGNDGTPDSLKGKTIGVVKDTAAAAVLAKSVDDAQFQFFATPTEALAGLKDGTIEFLGGDTLWLKASRKDTAPDADLVPTFPYARSSVGCVIADTTPHLLNYSNLAIGRMLTAYVDDNKDVRTAVNKWIGPDSQVGLSENMIGDFFTIVLATTAELSKGS; encoded by the coding sequence ATGCGCTTGTTTAAAGCGGCCGCTACCGGCCTGATCGCGCTCGCTTCTGTTGGCCTTGTGGCCTGCCAAAAGTCTGCTCCCACGAGTGAAAAAGAGGCGTCAGGTCAGACAGGCAATGTGTTTGAGACCGGAAAGCTCAGAGCCGTCGTTGTGGACGATGTGCTTCCCATGGTTGACAAGAAAGATGGCAAATACGAAGGCCTTTCTTTCGTGGTGCTTGATGCCATCCGCGACCAGCTGAAATCAGCTCCAGAAAACAAGTCCGATGACATTGTGATCGAGCCTGTTTCCATCAAGTCTGCTCAGGATGGACTGAACAAAATTCGTTCCGGAGAAGCTGATATTGCTTGTGGCGTTGCCTTCACTTGGGAGAGACAAAGAACGCTCACCTACAGCTTGCCTTTCGCAACAAGCGGCACGCGTGTTTTAGCTCCCAAAGGAAATGACGGAACACCAGACAGCCTTAAAGGGAAAACAATTGGTGTCGTGAAAGACACGGCTGCAGCGGCAGTACTGGCTAAATCCGTTGATGACGCCCAATTCCAATTCTTCGCGACCCCCACAGAGGCTCTTGCAGGTCTTAAGGACGGAACAATTGAATTTCTCGGTGGGGACACTCTCTGGCTGAAAGCCAGTCGCAAAGACACTGCTCCGGATGCTGATCTTGTCCCCACATTCCCTTACGCAAGATCGAGCGTGGGCTGTGTTATCGCAGACACCACTCCTCACCTACTGAATTACAGCAACTTGGCCATCGGTCGCATGCTGACCGCTTATGTGGACGACAACAAAGACGTACGCACAGCCGTCAACAAGTGGATTGGTCCTGATAGTCAGGTTGGTCTCAGCGAAAACATGATCGGCGATTTCTTCACCATCGTGCTCGCAACGACAGCTGAATTATCCAAAGGTTCCTGA